In Maridesulfovibrio bastinii DSM 16055, a single genomic region encodes these proteins:
- a CDS encoding PEP/pyruvate-binding domain-containing protein encodes MAGNAGEKETNKQKVADKPNKGKAKIGLEKKIVLNGADIVKIGPDAELIVGGKNYNTAIISQVEGIRAPQFRAISSIAFHKLLDETTVNAAVVRSIVDKEYNAVDWTAEEVNSDSEFLQKFVRSVASVIKEEAKKHVETEIQLRTFINNVVEGFATSPEGIDQLRKRSVLVQCAILSVSLPKEVDEAVRSAYLDICKDAGLENEPVAVRSSAAGEDSRKKAFAGLQDTYLNIVGEDSCSEAYHWDCASAYNLRSMTYRREAILDAVTLAEKTGDSSIAANAKEEWAIENTSLSVCIMRMINPVISGTAFSADTATGCRGTSRKDLVSIDASYGLGEAVVGGMVTPDKFYVFQRDDNSEVVVRTMGCKEKKIVYDEDRGGTRVEQVASGEIYRWALSLAQAEEVAKGVREISVAYGGMIMDTEFCIDAAERLWFVQARPETRWNEELDKHPNTIYMRRLEVEPAALKDAEVIFEGNGASRGAGQGTVRFLRSALELNKINKGDILAAARTDPDMVPGMRIASGILADVGGDTSHAAITSRELGIPAIIGIQRLEALRALDGLEVTVDGSRGQVYRGMLPLTEVGGTIDTSVLPATNVKVGLILADVGQSLFLSRLRDVPDFEVGLLRAEFMLGNIGVHPLALEAYDNGRLDTLINKKVKELEDRLTSVMKAQLESGLITLHLKLRDYVSAVTGLDVEMESLANAENARGTEEVLAMHRKLRNLDKKLDLYLSHASERLDILKTSVELEDHILAIIGYSSYVDEQDQKASLRQSETMNEVTAMVEKAKLNPMVQDMIARIKSLREEVAIKMGVKSEMDEVKNLKSKIASLLKSRGLRTGKENYIQTLSQGLALFAMAFYGKDIIYRTTDFKSNEYHNLLGGLLFEHKEDNPMLGFRGVSRDIHDWELEAFKLARGVFGGKNLHLMLPFVRTIEEARSMKRYLAQVHNLKSGEDGLKLILMSEIPSNAVLSKSFIKEVDGFSIGSNDMTQLVLGTDRDNARLQHIYDEEDPAVVWAILSTIFTGQKFCKKIGFCGQGVSNSEILRGIVCIAGIVSASVVPDTYIQTKKDMAAIEAENLKVKDLGEWIRGKHFERLAELMSNNGYNHIIKKYKTPEDLEDWYEGEISRLNEQIRDNIDSPKEDFYRQEMNNFRRMFHKPVIYSSWNWGETVEDALHHSGFANFEEQEEALKKQREKKW; translated from the coding sequence ATGGCTGGTAATGCGGGCGAGAAAGAAACCAATAAACAAAAAGTCGCAGATAAACCCAATAAGGGAAAAGCGAAGATCGGTCTTGAGAAGAAAATAGTTCTTAATGGTGCCGATATCGTTAAAATTGGTCCTGACGCAGAACTGATAGTTGGTGGTAAAAACTACAATACGGCTATAATCAGTCAGGTTGAAGGGATAAGGGCGCCTCAATTCAGAGCTATTTCTTCTATAGCTTTTCACAAGTTATTGGACGAAACAACTGTTAATGCCGCTGTTGTCCGTTCTATTGTTGATAAGGAATACAACGCGGTTGACTGGACTGCTGAAGAAGTTAACTCTGATAGTGAATTTCTTCAAAAATTTGTTCGTTCAGTAGCCTCTGTTATAAAAGAAGAGGCTAAAAAACATGTAGAAACAGAAATTCAATTGCGAACCTTTATTAACAATGTTGTTGAAGGGTTTGCTACTTCTCCGGAAGGAATTGATCAACTCCGCAAAAGATCAGTTCTTGTTCAATGTGCTATTTTATCCGTCTCCCTTCCAAAAGAAGTCGATGAAGCAGTTAGATCTGCTTATCTCGATATATGTAAAGACGCAGGGCTGGAGAATGAACCTGTGGCGGTTCGCTCCTCCGCTGCTGGTGAAGACAGCCGTAAGAAAGCGTTCGCCGGACTTCAGGATACATATCTTAATATTGTCGGTGAAGATTCATGTTCAGAAGCATACCACTGGGATTGTGCCTCAGCTTATAATCTTCGCAGTATGACCTATCGCCGTGAAGCTATACTTGATGCAGTCACTCTTGCTGAAAAAACCGGTGATTCCTCTATCGCAGCGAATGCTAAAGAAGAGTGGGCTATTGAAAATACCTCACTCTCTGTTTGTATCATGCGTATGATTAACCCTGTAATTTCAGGTACGGCTTTCAGTGCTGATACTGCTACCGGTTGCAGAGGTACTTCACGTAAGGATTTAGTATCAATCGATGCCAGTTATGGTTTAGGCGAAGCTGTTGTCGGCGGTATGGTTACCCCTGATAAATTTTATGTCTTTCAGCGTGATGACAATTCTGAAGTTGTTGTTCGTACTATGGGGTGTAAAGAAAAGAAAATAGTCTATGACGAAGATCGTGGAGGAACCAGAGTTGAACAGGTTGCTTCAGGTGAGATCTATCGCTGGGCTCTTTCTCTTGCCCAAGCTGAAGAGGTAGCAAAAGGTGTGCGTGAAATCAGTGTCGCTTATGGCGGCATGATTATGGATACCGAGTTTTGTATAGACGCTGCCGAACGTCTCTGGTTTGTTCAGGCCCGTCCTGAAACGCGCTGGAATGAAGAGCTGGATAAGCATCCTAATACAATTTATATGCGCCGCCTTGAGGTTGAACCAGCTGCCCTGAAAGATGCTGAAGTCATTTTTGAGGGTAATGGTGCTTCACGGGGAGCCGGTCAGGGAACGGTAAGATTTTTACGTTCAGCCTTGGAGCTTAATAAAATCAATAAGGGTGATATACTTGCAGCGGCGCGTACCGACCCTGATATGGTTCCAGGAATGCGTATAGCCTCAGGTATTCTCGCAGACGTTGGCGGTGATACCAGCCATGCGGCAATCACCTCCCGTGAACTTGGAATTCCCGCTATTATCGGTATTCAGCGTTTGGAAGCATTGCGCGCACTGGATGGCCTTGAAGTAACTGTTGATGGGTCCAGAGGGCAGGTCTATCGCGGCATGCTGCCTCTGACAGAGGTTGGTGGCACAATCGATACTTCAGTTCTTCCTGCAACTAATGTCAAAGTCGGATTGATACTAGCCGATGTAGGGCAGTCACTGTTCCTATCGCGCTTGAGAGATGTTCCTGATTTTGAAGTAGGGCTACTGCGTGCCGAGTTTATGCTCGGAAATATTGGTGTTCATCCTCTTGCTCTTGAAGCTTACGATAATGGTCGTCTTGATACTCTGATCAATAAAAAAGTTAAGGAGCTTGAAGATAGACTGACTTCAGTTATGAAGGCTCAGTTGGAATCAGGTCTGATTACCCTGCATCTTAAACTTCGCGACTATGTCAGCGCTGTTACCGGCCTTGATGTAGAAATGGAATCTCTTGCAAACGCTGAAAATGCTAGAGGAACTGAAGAAGTTCTCGCAATGCATCGCAAACTCAGAAATCTTGATAAGAAACTTGACCTGTATTTGAGTCATGCCAGTGAACGCCTTGATATTCTGAAAACTTCCGTAGAACTTGAAGATCATATCCTTGCTATAATCGGTTACAGCTCTTACGTGGATGAGCAGGATCAAAAAGCCAGCCTGCGTCAATCTGAAACCATGAACGAGGTTACAGCTATGGTTGAAAAGGCCAAGCTAAATCCTATGGTTCAGGATATGATAGCCCGTATTAAGTCACTTCGTGAAGAAGTTGCCATTAAAATGGGTGTTAAATCAGAAATGGACGAGGTTAAAAATCTTAAGTCCAAAATTGCTTCTCTTCTCAAATCAAGAGGGCTTAGAACTGGTAAAGAAAACTATATTCAAACTCTTTCTCAGGGATTGGCTCTGTTTGCTATGGCCTTTTACGGTAAAGACATCATTTACCGTACAACTGACTTTAAGAGTAATGAATACCATAACTTGCTTGGCGGACTTCTTTTTGAACATAAAGAAGACAACCCTATGCTTGGTTTCCGTGGCGTTTCGCGTGATATTCATGATTGGGAACTTGAGGCATTTAAACTCGCCAGAGGTGTTTTTGGCGGCAAGAATCTGCACCTTATGCTTCCATTCGTAAGGACAATTGAAGAAGCCCGCAGTATGAAACGTTATCTGGCTCAGGTTCATAATCTTAAGTCAGGTGAAGACGGGCTCAAATTAATCCTTATGTCTGAGATTCCAAGTAATGCTGTCCTTAGTAAGTCTTTTATCAAAGAAGTAGATGGATTCTCTATCGGCTCCAACGATATGACTCAGCTTGTCCTTGGAACAGACCGTGATAACGCCAGACTGCAGCATATATATGATGAAGAAGACCCAGCTGTTGTATGGGCTATTTTGAGTACTATTTTTACGGGACAGAAGTTTTGTAAAAAAATCGGTTTTTGTGGACAGGGTGTTTCTAATTCTGAGATTCTCAGGGGAATTGTTTGTATTGCAGGTATTGTTTCTGCTTCTGTTGTTCCTGATACATATATTCAAACCAAGAAAGATATGGCAGCCATTGAGGCTGAGAATCTGAAGGTCAAAGATCTTGGTGAATGGATTCGCGGCAAGCATTTTGAAAGGCTTGCAGAACTTATGAGCAACAACGGATACAATCATATTATTAAAAAATACAAAACTCCGGAAGACCTCGAAGATTGGTATGAAGGAGAGATCAGCCGTTTGAATGAGCAGATCAGAGATAATATTGATTCTCCAAAAGAAGACTTTTATCGTCAGGAGATGAACAATTTCAGAAGAATGTTCCATAAACCGGTTATTTATTCTTCATGGAATTGGGGCGAGACAGTAGAAGACGCTTTGCACCATTCCGGATTTGCTAATTTTGAAGAGCAGGAGGAAGCTCTGAAAAAGCAGCGTGAAAAGAAATGGTAG
- a CDS encoding DsbA family protein has product MFKVNALFLCFLILLGGCASKTTVRSQVEDVLKENPQLIFEVLEQNNVQLLEIVERGIDKREKQARKMQFEKELNNPFKPKLDLARLELGNPDAPVTVVEYSDFLCPYCSKANSMINAMVKNHPDKYRLFYKHLPLHKNSRKIAMIYEAIASIDHGKAFKFKNYVFSHQAKFREKNIDMALSQAVLETGIDSKALQQSLTSKELSSIVRQDVAEADSFGLDATPTFLVNGVTIRGFVSAKQFDDIVTTILEKGKKAEDDGEVCEDCLNKM; this is encoded by the coding sequence ATGTTTAAAGTCAATGCTTTATTTTTGTGTTTTTTGATTTTGTTAGGAGGTTGTGCCAGCAAAACAACTGTGCGTTCTCAGGTTGAGGATGTTTTAAAAGAAAATCCACAACTGATATTTGAAGTTCTTGAACAGAATAATGTTCAATTACTTGAGATTGTAGAACGTGGCATTGACAAAAGAGAGAAGCAGGCGAGAAAAATGCAATTTGAAAAAGAGTTGAATAATCCTTTTAAGCCTAAGCTTGATTTAGCAAGACTTGAACTTGGTAATCCTGATGCTCCTGTTACTGTAGTAGAATATTCTGATTTCCTGTGTCCTTATTGTAGTAAAGCGAATAGCATGATCAATGCTATGGTTAAAAACCATCCAGATAAATATCGCCTGTTCTACAAGCATTTACCGTTACATAAAAATTCGCGTAAAATTGCTATGATTTACGAAGCTATTGCATCTATTGATCATGGAAAAGCATTTAAATTTAAGAATTATGTCTTTTCACACCAAGCTAAGTTTCGTGAAAAAAATATAGATATGGCCTTAAGTCAGGCTGTATTGGAAACAGGCATTGACTCTAAAGCGTTACAACAATCTTTAACATCTAAAGAACTTTCAAGCATTGTTAGACAGGATGTTGCTGAAGCAGATTCTTTCGGCCTTGATGCCACTCCGACATTTCTTGTTAACGGAGTTACGATCAGGGGATTTGTTTCTGCAAAACAATTTGATGACATCGTCACAACTATTTTAGAAAAAGGTAAAAAAGCTGAAGATGATGGTGAAGTCTGTGAAGACTGCTTGAACAAGATGTAA
- the galE gene encoding UDP-glucose 4-epimerase GalE — protein sequence MNKKILICGGAGYIGSHMTAMLAENGYDVTVFDNLSTGHKQALKWGNFFKGDLRNIEALRAVFKNEKFDAVFHFSGLIVVSESVERPDIYYENNIIGTLNLLNAMCEAGVKSFIFSSTAAVYGNPCSDFIDESHPLAPLNPYGRSKLFVEDFLRDYHIAFGLKSISLRYFNAAGAHPSGILGEAHYPETHLIPNILLSCINKDQKLKVFGDKYKTSDGTCVRDYIHVQDLCSAHLKALTYLDQHNCAEIFNLGNGNGFSVLEVINAAKEVTGKNIKYDIMEARSGDSARLVADSSKAKKQLEWVPKFTDIKTIIETAWRWHQHPEF from the coding sequence ATGAATAAAAAGATTCTTATCTGCGGCGGTGCTGGTTACATAGGTTCGCACATGACTGCTATGCTGGCAGAAAATGGTTATGACGTAACCGTCTTTGACAATCTTTCTACTGGTCATAAGCAGGCTCTCAAATGGGGTAATTTTTTTAAGGGAGATTTAAGAAATATTGAAGCTTTACGCGCAGTCTTTAAAAATGAAAAATTTGATGCTGTTTTTCATTTCTCAGGGCTGATTGTAGTAAGTGAATCTGTTGAGCGCCCAGATATATACTATGAAAACAATATAATAGGGACACTAAACCTACTTAACGCGATGTGTGAAGCAGGTGTTAAATCATTTATTTTCTCTTCTACAGCAGCAGTATATGGAAATCCGTGCAGTGATTTTATAGATGAAAGCCATCCGCTTGCTCCACTTAATCCTTACGGAAGAAGTAAACTTTTTGTTGAAGATTTTCTGCGTGATTATCATATAGCTTTTGGTTTAAAATCTATTAGCCTCAGATATTTTAATGCAGCAGGAGCACATCCATCAGGGATTTTAGGTGAAGCCCACTACCCGGAAACTCACTTGATCCCCAATATTTTATTAAGTTGCATCAACAAAGATCAAAAACTAAAAGTTTTCGGCGACAAATACAAAACTTCAGACGGGACATGTGTCAGAGACTATATACACGTTCAGGATTTGTGCTCTGCACATCTTAAGGCTTTAACTTACTTGGATCAGCATAACTGTGCTGAAATTTTTAACCTAGGCAACGGAAACGGATTCAGTGTCCTCGAAGTTATTAATGCGGCCAAAGAAGTTACCGGCAAAAATATTAAATATGATATTATGGAAGCAAGAAGTGGAGACTCTGCCAGACTCGTGGCTGACAGTAGTAAAGCCAAAAAGCAATTAGAATGGGTTCCTAAATTTACAGATATCAAAACAATAATTGAAACAGCATGGCGCTGGCACCAGCATCCTGAATTTTAA
- a CDS encoding desulfoferrodoxin family protein: MISRRSFISSCAVGLTGVALLEKKSFAGSSAVYPDHIIYTADKPGMWEKKVALHVPEVEVEGDKIIVTNAHPMTEDHYIVRHTIVSEDGVVLGGHTFSNKDKKAVSEFSIPEDMRGKKMYATSFCNLHDFWVAEFKL; this comes from the coding sequence ATGATATCCAGAAGATCATTTATTTCATCCTGTGCAGTTGGCCTTACCGGAGTTGCTTTGTTAGAAAAAAAATCTTTTGCCGGTTCCTCGGCTGTTTACCCTGATCATATTATTTATACTGCTGATAAGCCCGGCATGTGGGAGAAAAAAGTAGCTTTACATGTACCTGAAGTAGAAGTTGAAGGTGATAAAATTATTGTAACAAATGCTCATCCAATGACTGAAGATCATTATATAGTTAGGCATACCATAGTCTCAGAGGATGGTGTTGTTTTGGGAGGGCATACTTTTTCTAATAAAGACAAGAAAGCGGTTTCAGAGTTCTCAATTCCTGAAGATATGCGTGGAAAGAAAATGTATGCAACCAGTTTTTGCAATCTGCATGATTTCTGGGTTGCAGAATTTAAACTTTAA
- a CDS encoding MBL fold metallo-hydrolase, giving the protein MFFKQIHTEGLGCYSYAIGCPAAGEMLVVDPKRDVQEYLDISREEGMKITKVINTHVHADHVAGEQELKSLTGAELYIHENAGVTYKHSTIKEGDSITLGNAKLDFIATPGHTPNSVSILLTDLARGTDPWMILTGDLLFVGDIGRPDLPGNEILDEQVKNLYDSLYNKLGQLPDYLEVFPAHGQGSLCGKGMSAKSSTTLGFERKYNPMFQFSNFEDFRAEVMKSFPVRPKSFSHIIQTNLNGAPLLERCPLDRAMNPERFKEVMEKGAVVIDVRDAAGFGGFHIPGSINIGLEKQLANWVGMVIDPKSDLLLVVNSQADYDRMLLELHRIGYDQIHGYLMGGISSWLLSGFDVESLDQKSVKQVKSAIDEGRKFVLVDVRTPAEWNSGHIDGAVHVPLADLLENGIDVEKDKPVVVMCGSGYRSNIAGSHLKKIGHKEVCSLAGGAMAWSRSGFPMEK; this is encoded by the coding sequence ATGTTTTTTAAGCAGATTCACACAGAAGGCTTGGGCTGCTATTCGTATGCTATCGGATGTCCTGCTGCGGGGGAAATGCTGGTAGTTGACCCTAAAAGAGATGTTCAGGAATACCTTGATATTTCTCGTGAAGAAGGAATGAAAATAACCAAGGTTATTAACACGCATGTTCATGCTGATCATGTTGCTGGTGAACAGGAGCTGAAGTCTCTTACCGGGGCGGAGCTCTATATACATGAAAATGCCGGAGTCACCTATAAACATAGTACGATTAAAGAGGGTGATTCAATAACTCTTGGTAATGCAAAGCTGGATTTTATTGCTACTCCCGGTCATACACCCAATTCTGTCTCAATTTTACTCACTGACCTTGCCAGAGGAACAGATCCCTGGATGATTTTGACTGGCGATTTATTATTTGTGGGTGATATCGGCCGTCCGGATTTGCCAGGGAACGAGATTTTAGATGAGCAAGTTAAAAATTTATATGACAGCCTCTATAATAAATTGGGTCAGCTTCCGGACTATCTTGAGGTTTTTCCTGCTCACGGGCAGGGGTCTCTCTGTGGAAAGGGAATGAGTGCTAAATCCAGTACTACTTTAGGTTTTGAACGTAAGTATAATCCGATGTTTCAGTTTAGTAATTTTGAAGATTTTCGTGCTGAGGTTATGAAATCATTTCCTGTTCGTCCGAAATCTTTCAGTCATATCATTCAGACAAATCTGAACGGAGCTCCTCTTCTGGAACGTTGTCCATTGGATAGGGCAATGAATCCGGAACGTTTCAAAGAAGTTATGGAGAAAGGAGCTGTTGTCATAGACGTTCGTGATGCTGCCGGTTTTGGAGGATTTCATATTCCCGGTAGTATAAATATAGGACTGGAAAAACAACTCGCGAACTGGGTCGGAATGGTTATTGACCCGAAATCTGATCTCCTCTTGGTCGTGAATTCACAAGCGGACTATGACAGAATGTTGCTTGAGCTTCATCGGATTGGCTATGATCAGATTCATGGTTACCTCATGGGTGGAATCTCATCGTGGCTTTTGAGTGGGTTTGATGTTGAAAGTCTTGATCAGAAGTCTGTTAAACAGGTTAAATCAGCAATTGATGAGGGTAGAAAATTTGTCCTTGTAGATGTCAGAACTCCGGCAGAATGGAATTCTGGGCATATAGATGGAGCAGTTCACGTTCCTCTTGCTGATTTGTTGGAAAACGGAATAGACGTTGAGAAAGATAAACCTGTAGTTGTCATGTGTGGATCAGGTTATCGTTCTAATATCGCTGGGAGCCATCTCAAGAAGATAGGACATAAAGAGGTCTGCTCTTTAGCTGGAGGGGCTATGGCTTGGAGTCGATCCGGATTCCCTATGGAAAAATAA